The genomic interval CAATGCCCCAAAGATGCTCCTGAGAGCGGTTGAGGAACTCCTGCACCAGGCTGTGCGGGCTCATCCTGGCAGCGCCTGCAACCCCTGGAGTGCGGCGGTCCAGGTCCTGTTTGAAGCTGACAAAATGAATGGGCGTATGGAGCCAACCGTGGCTTATGGGATAGGTCTTGCCGTCGATTTCCTGGGCCCGGGCTGCAGGGAGTCTGCCGTAGCCCAACTCGTTGAAAAGAACGTGCAGCCAGCGCTCCCTGGTCAAGGTGGTGCCGGCATCACTCTCGGGAAGACTCTTGACTCCAGCAGTGAATACCCACCAGGCGCCTACACAGCGGTTCCAGGCCCGGTTGATTGCCTCGTTGAGCCTCTCGTTCCTGGCCAGATGATAGGACTCGGGGCTGAGTCCACCGAGCTCTTTGTCGCCTTCGGCGATTCTTTGCAAGAGCTCCACCGGCAGCAGACCGCCCTCGGTCTTGATGGTGGTAAATGGTTGCTGGTGTCTCTTTCTCATAATGAGAACCACAGGTATCGAGGCCTGCAGTGTCTTTCACAGATGAGATCCACCCGGCAAAGCTAACGCTCCGATTCCTCCCATGCTGTCCTGAAATCCCGCCGGCCATGAATCAAGGCCACAATCAAGACCTGCTCATC from Deltaproteobacteria bacterium carries:
- a CDS encoding type II DNA modification enzyme, coding for MRKRHQQPFTTIKTEGGLLPVELLQRIAEGDKELGGLSPESYHLARNERLNEAINRAWNRCVGAWWVFTAGVKSLPESDAGTTLTRERWLHVLFNELGYGRLPAARAQEIDGKTYPISHGWLHTPIHFVSFKQDLDRRTPGVAGAARMSPHSLVQEFLNRSQEHLWGIVSNGYRLRILRDNVSLTRQAYVEFDIEGMMEGEVYSDFVLLYMLLHQSRFEAEKPEECWLERWSRQAQERGTRALDQLRDGVANAIATLGQGFIAHPANINLRQSLQSG